One window from the genome of Drosophila albomicans strain 15112-1751.03 chromosome 2L, ASM965048v2, whole genome shotgun sequence encodes:
- the LOC117565231 gene encoding protein teashirt — protein MLHEALMLEIYRQALNAGALPTARPRSTESANSSERCPSHDSNSSDNGAQREASNLSGANVGGVGGGVALPSTSALHQHSSTFPAVPQTLPAQPSSMEAYLHMVAAAAQQYGFPLAAAAAAGPRLPLPLPSEAAAPFKLPPQASPTASSSSHSEALDFRTNLYARAESAEPVASEEEEEFDDGANNPLDLSVGTRKRSHDSSESNSNSNIGQIQVKKMFKSDSPPANPAATNPLLPGVNPYLAAVAAANIFRAGQFPDWNGKNDLVVDPLEKMSDIVKGKEKSGGQKTTQQAAAAPPAKSPASQSQNNSNNNNSSNNNNESGATATTPTSGGSVTKARHNIWQSHWQNKGVASSVFRCVWCKQSFPTLEALTTHMKDSKHCGVNVPPFGNLPSNQQQQQHHQQQQQQQHHQQQHQSHQQPSHHHQQQQQQRKSQGNSPSANVKNAFQYRGDPPTPLPRKLVRGQNVWLGKGVEQAMQILKCMRCGESFRSLGEMTKHMQETQHYTNILSQEQSINIKSGGASSANEHGKDSTQNSLSSEESRTLSAVLTCKVCDKAFSSLGDLSNHMAKNNHYAEPLLQSAGARKRPAPKKREKSLPVRKLLELKANPEEPLLEKAAAVGKSEKSEAALFAERMRQYITGVKSPEEIAKAAQLLAKNKSPELEKNGATTVAGKANAAGGSSSVLSAIEQMFTTSFDTPPRHASLPASSPSNSSTKNTSPVASSILKRLGIDETVDYNKPLIDTNDPYYQHYRYTSSERSGSECSAEARPRLEAPTPEKQQPAVAAATSSTTAAATTETPIKQELNEVEIKSELSDEPQDNNMDATPAKTEPEQPLLNGSYNNNNNNNTNNNNNASAKSSPAPRSPADSQRSATPKSPASSHGSSQELQLKKSGSGSGSGAGTYPSDSLNALSSMFDSLGSSSGNSGANTRAKLAAAAAAAAVGGATTAADAAAPENLSASSNSLAALRQFCVKKEKTA, from the exons ATGTTGCACGAGGCGCTGATGCTCGAGATCTACAGACAGGCGCTAAATGCCGG CGCCCTGCCCACAGCACGTCCCCGCTCCACGGAATCGGCCAACTCGAGCGAGCGTTGCCCCTCCCACGACTCCAATTCCTCGGACAATGGCGCCCAACGTGAGGCGTCAAATCTGTCCGGCGCCAACGTTGGCGGCGTCGGCGGCGGCGTTGCGCTGCCCTCCACCTCAGCCCTGCATCAACACTCCAGCACATTCCCGGCTGTGCCGCAAACGCTGCCCGCCCAACCCTCCTCCATGGAGGCTTACCTGCACATGGTCGCCGCCGCAGCACAACAATATGGCTTCCCattggcagcggcagctgctgccggaCCCCGCCTACCGTTGCCGCTGCCCAGCGAAGCGGCGGCGCCGTTCAAGTTGCCGCCTCAAGCATCGCCCACCGCCTCGTCGAGCAGCCACTCGGAGGCACTTGATTTTCGCACTAATCTCTATGCGCGAGCGGAATCTGCGGAACCTGTGGCTTccgaagaagaggaagagttCGATGATGGGGCCAACAATCCGCTTGATTTGTCGGTGGGTACAAGGAAGCGCAGTCACGACAGCAGCGAGTCGAACTCGAATTCGAACATTGGCCAAATACAAGTGAAGAAAATGTTCAAGTCCGACAGTCCGCCGGCAAATCCAGCGGCCACAAATCCCTTGCTGCCTGGTGTGAATCCTTATTTAGCCGCAGTGGCAGCGGCGAATATTTTCCGTGCTGGGCAATTTCCCGATTGGAATGGAAAGAATGATTTGGTTGTCGATCCGTTGGAGAAGATGTCGGATATAGTCAAGGGCAAGGAGAAGTCCGGAGGTCAAAAGACAACTCaacaagcagctgctgcgccGCCAGCGAAAAGTCCAGCGAGCCAAAGtcaaaataatagtaataataacaatagtagtaataataataacgaatCGGGAGCGACGGCAACGACGCCAACATCGGGTGGCAGTGTGACCAAAGCACGTCACAACATTTGGCAATCGCATTGGCAGAACAAAGGTGTGGCCAGCTCCGTGTTTCGTTGCGTGTGGTGCAAGCAGAGCTTCCCCACCCTCGAGGCCCTCACCACGCACATGAAGGACAGCAAACATTGTGGCGTCAATGTGCCGCCCTTTGGCAACTTGCCGagcaatcaacagcagcaacaacatcaccagcagcaacaacagcagcaacatcatcagcagcaacatcaatcACATCAGCAGCCatcgcatcatcatcaacagcagcaacaacagcgcaaGTCGCAGGGAAATTCCCCCTCGGCGAATGTGAAAAACGCTTTTCAATACCGCGGCGATCCTCCGACGCCGTTGCCCCGAAAATTGGTGCGCGGACAAAATGTTTGGTTGGGCAAAGGCGTTGAGCAAGCGATGCAGATCTTGAAGTGCATGAGGTGTGGGGAAAGTTTCCGATCGCTGGGCGAAATGACCAAACACATGCAGGAGACACAGCATTACACAAACATTCTGTCCCAGGAGCAAAGCATCAACATCAAGTCCGGAGGAGCTTCGAGTGCCAACGAACACGGCAAGGACAGCACACAGAACAGTCTGAGTTCCGAGGAGAGTCGCACTTTATCTGCGGTGCTCACGTGCAAAGTGTGCGACAAGGCTTTCAGTTCCCTCGGTGATCTCAGTAATCACATGGccaaaaataatcattatgCCGAGCCCCTGTTGCAATCAGCAGGCGCTAGAAAGCGACCAGCGCCCAAGAAGCGGGAGAAATCTCTTCCGGTTAGGAAGTTGTTGGAGTTGAAAGCCAACCCCGAGGAACCTTTGTTGGAAAAAGCTGCCGCAGTGGGTAAATCAGAAAAGTCCGAGGCAGCTTTATTCGCCGAGCGCATGAGGCAATACATAACGGGTGTGAAATCCCCCGAGGAAATTGCCAAAGCAGCTCAGTTGTTGGCGAAGAATAAAAGTCCCGAACTGGAGAAGAATGGAGCTACGACCGTGGCGGGAAAAGCAAATGCAGCGGGTGGAAGCAGCTCGGTGTTGAGTGCCATTGAGCAAATGTTTACCACCAGCTTTGACACGCCCCCGCGTCATGCGAGTCTCCCCGCAAGCAGTCCCTCGAATTCCAGCACAAAGAACACTTCCCCCGTGGCCAGCAGCATTCTGAAGCGTCTCGGCATCGATGAGACCGTGGACTACAATAAACCCCTGATTGACACAAATGATCCGTATTATCAGCATTATCGCTACACGAGCAGCGAACGCAGCGGCAGCGAATGCAGCGCCGAAGCGCGTCCTCGCTTAGAGGCGCCCACTCCCGAGAAGCAGCAACcagctgtggcagcagcaaccagttcaacaacagcagcagccacaactgAAACACCCATCAAACAGGAGTTAAACGAAGTGGAAATCAAATCGGAGTTGAGTGATGAACCGCAGGATAACAACATGGATGCAACGCCGGCGAAAACGGAACCTGAGCAACCGCTGCTCAATGGCAgctataacaataacaacaacaacaacacgaataacaacaataacgctTCGGCCAAATCGTCGCCAGCGCCTCGAAGTCCAGCGGACAGCCAACGCTCGGCCACGCCCAAAAGTCCAGCTTCCAGTCACGGCAGCAGCCAAGAGTTGCAGCTAAAGAAATCGGGATCAGGATCGGGATCGGGAGCAGGAACTTATCCCAGCGACTCGTTGAATGCTTTGTCTTCCATGTTTGATTCcctgggcagcagcagcggcaactcAGGTGCAAATACCCGAGCTAAacttgccgctgctgctgcagctgccgcagtTGGTGGcgccacaacagcagcggaCGCTGCGGCACCGGAAAATCTAAGCGCCAGCAGCAATTCGTTGGCGGCGTTGCGTCAGTTTTGCGTCAAGAAAGAGAAGACGGCCtaa